From Pelosinus fermentans DSM 17108, the proteins below share one genomic window:
- a CDS encoding methylaspartate mutase subunit E yields the protein MELKNKKWTHDHFYGVREEILKHWPTGADVNFEEAVKYHETIPAKKHFAKRLVKAKKNGETLTQPRAGVALLDEHINLLNFLRTEGEADLLPTTIDSYTRQNQYENCANAIEESMKAGRSLLNGFPAVNHGVHGVRKLVESVDGPLQVRHGTPDARLLTEITLAGGFTSYEGGGISYNIPYAKSVSLEKTIYDWQYNDRLVGIYAEHGIEINREPFGPLTGTLVPPCISHAVAIIEGILAAEQGVKNITLGYGQCGNLFQDVAAIKALEQLAEEYLVKHGYSDCILTTVFHQWMGGFPQDEAKAFAVISWGAAAAALAKATKVIVKTPHEALGIPTKEANAMGLRATKQLINMLADQPFPMTAEVDIEVEMIKAETRCILDKVFELGNGDFASGSVRAFEAGVLDVPFAPSQYSLNKILPARDNNGAVRLFDVGNLPFTQDIIDFHKAKIDARAKEEGRKASFQMVIDDIYAISKGRLVGRPNK from the coding sequence TGGTGTACGCGAAGAAATATTGAAACATTGGCCAACAGGTGCTGATGTAAATTTTGAAGAAGCTGTTAAATATCATGAAACAATCCCAGCGAAAAAGCATTTTGCAAAGCGTTTAGTAAAAGCGAAGAAGAATGGTGAAACCTTAACTCAGCCTAGAGCAGGGGTTGCATTATTAGATGAACATATTAATCTCTTGAACTTTTTGCGTACAGAGGGAGAAGCGGATCTTCTGCCAACTACGATTGATAGTTATACTCGTCAAAACCAATATGAAAATTGTGCAAATGCAATTGAAGAAAGTATGAAAGCCGGCCGTTCCTTGCTAAATGGTTTTCCAGCAGTAAATCATGGAGTTCATGGTGTACGTAAGCTGGTAGAAAGTGTAGATGGTCCATTGCAAGTACGTCATGGTACGCCGGATGCCCGCTTATTAACAGAAATCACGTTAGCAGGTGGATTTACATCCTATGAGGGTGGCGGTATCTCCTATAATATTCCTTATGCCAAAAGTGTTTCTTTAGAAAAAACAATTTATGATTGGCAGTATAATGACCGCTTGGTAGGTATTTATGCTGAGCATGGCATTGAAATTAACAGAGAGCCTTTTGGACCTTTGACAGGTACGTTAGTACCACCTTGCATTTCTCATGCAGTAGCCATCATTGAAGGTATTTTGGCAGCGGAGCAGGGTGTTAAAAATATTACATTAGGTTATGGCCAATGTGGTAATCTATTCCAAGACGTTGCAGCGATTAAAGCCTTAGAGCAGCTGGCAGAAGAGTATTTGGTAAAACATGGATATAGCGACTGCATATTAACAACTGTATTCCATCAATGGATGGGCGGATTCCCGCAAGATGAAGCAAAGGCATTTGCTGTAATTTCTTGGGGCGCAGCAGCTGCTGCTTTAGCAAAGGCTACGAAAGTTATTGTTAAGACTCCTCATGAAGCCTTAGGGATTCCTACCAAAGAAGCTAATGCGATGGGACTTCGCGCAACGAAGCAATTAATCAATATGCTGGCAGACCAACCATTCCCGATGACTGCGGAAGTAGATATCGAAGTGGAAATGATAAAAGCAGAAACCCGTTGTATTTTGGATAAAGTTTTTGAACTTGGCAATGGAGATTTTGCATCTGGCAGTGTTCGTGCCTTTGAGGCCGGCGTTCTGGACGTACCTTTTGCTCCTAGCCAGTATTCCTTGAATAAAATTCTGCCAGCCCGTGATAATAACGGCGCTGTACGATTATTTGATGTAGGAAATCTACCTTTCACACAGGATATTATTGACTTCCATAAAGCTAAAATTGATGCTCGTGCAAAAGAAGAAGGACGTAAAGCAAGTTTCCAAATGGTAATTGATGATATTTATGCGATTTCCAAGGGACGCTTAGTAGGCAGACCTAATAAATAA